One stretch of Oceanimonas pelagia DNA includes these proteins:
- the rppH gene encoding RNA pyrophosphohydrolase: MIDGDGFRPNVGIVICNRKGQVLWARRYGQHSWQFPQGGVDDGENPEQAMYRELYEEIGLKPENVTLLAVTRHWLKYKLPKRLVRWDSNPVCIGQKQKWFLLRLDSDHESHIEFGCHGHPEFDDWRWVSYWYPVRQVVSFKREVYRRVLREFAPIVMAESRQRTDQGRQRVEQGRPRDGRRRHR, from the coding sequence GTGATAGATGGCGACGGATTTCGTCCCAATGTAGGCATAGTGATCTGCAATCGCAAAGGCCAGGTATTGTGGGCCAGGCGCTATGGTCAGCACTCCTGGCAGTTTCCCCAGGGCGGCGTGGACGACGGCGAAAACCCCGAGCAGGCCATGTACCGGGAATTGTACGAGGAAATCGGACTCAAGCCCGAGAACGTGACCCTGCTGGCGGTGACCCGTCACTGGCTCAAGTACAAGCTGCCCAAGCGGCTGGTGCGCTGGGACAGCAATCCGGTCTGCATTGGCCAGAAACAGAAATGGTTTTTGCTGCGATTGGACTCGGATCATGAATCACACATCGAATTCGGCTGCCACGGGCATCCGGAGTTCGATGACTGGCGCTGGGTCAGCTATTGGTATCCGGTGCGTCAGGTGGTGTCTTTTAAACGGGAAGTATACCGGCGGGTGTTGCGGGAATTTGCCCCCATCGTAATGGCAGAAAGCCGTCAGCGGACCGACCAGGGGCGCCAGCGGGTGGAGCAGGGACGTCCGCGGGACGGACGCAGACGGCACAGGTAA